A window of Aptenodytes patagonicus chromosome 1, bAptPat1.pri.cur, whole genome shotgun sequence genomic DNA:
CACTGATATGAGGGAAATCATACTCAGCCAGGGCAGGTACTGGAGCATTTAGTCACATCACTGAGGGCAGAGGGGGACAAAGCTACTTCACTTCACCCCACATAAAGTAAAGCACGGCTCCAGCTTCCTCCTGCTCAAGGCGATCCTAAAGACTGAGACAGGTACCTGTTCCTTCTGCTTTCACCCGGTCCTGTTTCCTCCATACCCTTCCATGGCAATTTGCTTTTCCACAGGTTCATCCCTGCTTACCTCTGTAGGGGCAGATAGGTCCCCTACTTTGCAGGCCCATGCTAAaagcctgagctgctgctggcactaaGGAGCCAGCACTGCTTCCTGGAGGCTGGTCCCCATGGAAGGCTTTGACCCGTAGCACACGTTTGCCCAAGAGTTATGCACACGAAAGGTGCAAATGCAATTTGGGCTCTCTGTCATCCAGAAAAAGGCCAGAGAGACTTTCTCCCTTGATAATTAAGAATATTATAAAGCAACATGTTATACAGGCATCTCCATTAATCCTCAAGCCCTGGGCACAGACTTCTATGTGGCTATCATTATTAGCAAGAATAAACTgacttaggaatttttttttagtctgcaTCCTTCCCAGAAGCAGCCTGGAACAAGAGATTCCATACAATAAAGCATGCCTCTTCTGTACTCTTCAATTAATGTTTAGTTTGATCCATGAGAAGACCTTTACCTCTTCAAGATGTTTTGCTTAAGTGAATTCATTATTCTAACATTCTTCATTAGGATGTCAGCAAGTACATCCCAAGGGACATGTCATTACATTGATTTTACCAAATGTCACATGCACAGAGAGGATGCTAACGATGGCCAAGTAGGCCAGTTGCAGAGCCGGGATGTGAGCCTAGGCACCCTGAACCCAGTGCCTGAGCCAGCTGCTTCTCCTGGTTTTGAGTGATGTAGAAAGTGGTGGTGAAAAACAGCTGTACTGTGGGtgttcccatgctctgctgaacATGGTAAGTCATGAGGGGAAATTCAGCTGAACCAGGCTCAGTTCACACAGCATCTCAGGGCTCCCTTCTCCATCCTTCATCCCAGCACTAAATATTACAGAGCCAAGAGTCAAACTTCCCCAGACTGGCTGGGTTCACTCCCCCTGCCCACTGATGCAGGCAGTAAGCACAGTGCCATCCAGCAGCCCACATCCGCAGACCTCCCACACTCCTCCACTCCCCTCCACCACCCTTTCGCTGTCTGAGCCATTCCTAGCAGCAGCACATGGATGCCTGTCTGCACCTTCCCATCACTGATCGGTTACCTACAagctgttcctcctcttccttatttGCTGTTATAAAGGAATACAACAGACATTGTTGAGAAAGTAGTTGGATTATGCATTACGATATTGATGGCCAGGTGGTGAAGCTACTCAAACCAAACTAGAGAATAGGCTCGGTAAGGACAGTGTATCTTTGAAAATGCTGTCTTCTGGGACTGCAGGAATTGCCCACCTCTTTGAGGTGGAAAGGGGTGAAGCTCTACAAATCACTCTATGGTTTAAACAGAATCAATCTCAATGTAGAGATGAGATGGGGACATGAGCAAAGAGCAAGTGGCTATGAATGGCATTAAAAACAACCATTTCCCCTGCACAGCTCATGGGGAAGAGTGATTTCCAAGCATTCAAAAAGAGGTGAGTATTACAGGGAGATCTGAAGGCTAATGATGTGCTTCTTCAGGAGAAGAAACCTCAGGGAAGCTTTGCTTTGGGGATAGAGGGAGGAAATGCACAGACACCCACAGCAGGGTTGCTCAGATGCCCTGACCGTATGGGTTGTATACCCAAGGCAGGGCATGGTGTGAATCACCAGGCACTGGAGAGCAGAGGAGCCCTGGGACTGGTTCAAACACTCATGATGGCAGCGACTTCCCAAGGTGCCAGAGCTCCTTGCGAGGTGGGTCTGGGTGGACCTGATAGGGATTCCCCAGCTCTTGGTGGCTTGTCCACCAACTTCTACCTGCTGGCAGAGAAATAGCCCACACTGAAGCTACTCAGGAGCCTCTGTAATCCAAAGGTTAGTTTGTCCACCTTTCTGCTTTGGGGACCTTAGGTATTAAATTGTAATTTACACTGAATACTGAGCATTgcttttcataggaaaaaaaaaaaggctaaagaaCTAATACTGGTCAGAATTATTATTCAATCAGAACATAACCATTTTCCTCAGGGTAGGGACTCTATCCTATTATATTTTGTGCAATCCCTAGTTTAATAGTTTCAGACTTCATCACAGCCTTTACACACTGCTGAAGTATCAACAACAGTAAATAGTAATTACTAAATTTCTCATCCTTTTATTCACCTTATTGAGTTCTCCAGTTCACAGTGATTATGTGCTGCATTAAGTAAGTTTTTTCATTAATCCATTTTAAATTGTTGCCTGCAAACATACCTAGATGGCTTCTTGTCCTTGCATTATGGAGTAATGATTTTGGAAAGTAATAGATTTAGAAAGCTTCCGTGTCTTGCAGCTTAGCCTGTACACAACTGAAAGCATCCACTGCACTGGCACAATGAGGAAAAAAGGCCCCCCAAAACACAGCTTCTATTGTTGCATCAGCAAGCATACTCCAGTATTTCTCTCTAAGTCTTCCTTAAGAGTTACTAGTAGAACAAGACTAGCCATAACAGCTTTCCAGACAAACAAACCTAGATAAGCAAAGATATCTGGATAACCAGACAGGATATTAAtgccacaaaaaaaaacacctccagagaaagaaacagagaagaaagaaatgtgcaTGAAACAAGAACCAGGGCAATAAAGAGCAGCACAAGCTGGGACAGGAGGAACTTGGTAACTTCACCAAAGCAGCTGATCCAAATGCTCAAAGAATTAATGCTAAAAGTCTTCATCAGTTCACCAGAGACAATCCAATTCTGTGAAGGATAAAGCagggaaaacattaaaagaaaatcagcaaaaaTGATCAGCTAAACCTTTGCAAGAGGTAGAGAACAGGCCAACACCATGGGAAACTAATTTCAACAAACTCAAGCATCCCAGCTTAGACCTCACGTTGCAACTGAAGAcacaaatgaggaaaataaagattaaaaaaaaaaaggtaaatgaaaatggTACAGCTAGGGAAAATGCTGAAAGGTTGATCTGATGTGATAGTTAATAAAATTGTTGGATTTCCATAGAATATGGGACAAGCCTCCAGAAAAGACACCAGAAGAGTAGATATAATGGGGAAATGCCACTGTGTGTCTAGAAAATGCCCAGGAGAGCCAATTTAACAGCTGCAGCAACTTCAGACTCCCCTTTCAGTGACAAGTAGTCTTTGTCTATATAACATGTGCACAGTAAAGGAAATAGGTGAGATGAAGCTAGCCATACAGCCAACAGATTTCAAATGAGAAAGTAATGTGTCAAAGAATAGTCATCAAAGATAGCACTGATGAGTACTACTAGTACTAACCACTATCATAAAACATAGTAGTAGCAAAAGACCATTTAACTTTTTCTATCATAATTGTCTTTGGGATGCCCATACTGCTATGCTGTGCTAAAACTAATCGTTAGCATAATTAAGATCCTTCAACCAAGATGCAGAATGCACAGTTGAAGTAAATGAGAAAATAGGTGGGGAGAAGTGGTTCAGCGTAGGTAGGAGTTTCAGACAGAGTATCAGTCACTCACCTTCACCGCGAGGCATGGCTGGTGATCTTATTATGAGAGACGGTGCATCAGCTACAACCCAGCACTACTTTGGTCTGGGACAATATACTAAATTACCTACATTTTGCTGACAATGAAGCTCTGCTAAAAGGCAACTCAGCCAACATGCAGATAAAGACAAAAAGTGTccagctttgcaaaaaaagaCAGTTATTAATCAGTTATGATGAAATAAATCTCATGAGAAATCCCAGCAACTTCTAACTCAAGGATTGCTTTAGAGGCAAAAGGACACAAAAAATGAGTCAATTCACACGCTGGCAGCATGCAAGGTTGTACAGAAAGCAGTAATGTCATCAGCTGGCAAGTTGGAAACTGCATTCACCAGCTTGAACACGTTTGGATGGTGAATAGTTTTCAAGACTATGTCACAGATCTGCAATGTGGATGGTGGATATTTCCATTTGGCTCTGTAATGCAGTGCTCTGTGGGGCAGCTGGCATTAGGAGAAGGTTTCTACCTTCCTTGTGGGCTATTAGTTTTCACTGGTATTTGCTGGCAATAGGGAAATGTTGCCAGAGGTATTTGGCTTCAAACCCAAGTCATGGACGGGAGCGTTTCGCATGTGCTTCCTCAGCCATGCCTCTGCCCTGACTCCGAGGCAGTCCTGCTGCCTTGCCCCTAGTCCAGGTCTTCCCCTGGCTCTGGCAGGCTGCTCCAgagttttctcttctccttcttggCAGACTTGTGAAGAACCACAGGCAGGGTCTCTTAACAAGACTAGTGGGAAGCCTGTCCCAGATACACCACCAGTAGCACCTGCTTGAGATTCTTGTTTCTATATACAAACAGCAAGCAGATACATTCCATCCATTAATAGAAAACTAccccaaaacagagaaaaggtaACGTTTCTGTGGGGGCGGCCAATGTAAAACATACAGGTGCATTACATTGCCCAGTCAGAAACACCGTTGTTGTCAGTGGGAAAGCAATTAATTCTGCTACAATTAGGCACTGTAATTCCCTCAGCTCCCTTTCCCAGCTTTCAGCTGTGAAGACTCTCTGCCAGCATTCACTACACCAGATACAGGGAGAAAATTTTATCACAAAAGCATCTTTGAACACAGCACAAACCAGGAGTACTGTATTTTACAAAGTATGTTCAAAGCATTTCAATCTAACATTTCATGGAAGACATATCCTAGAATATGCAAACCTAAAAATACAGGCTTAGGATCAATTGTAaaggtttttaataattttccagtATAAAATTTACTGCACTGACATGTGATGACATACCATGCAAGGTATGTTGCTGTTAACCCTGGTGTGCTGAACGGCAATTGCAAACTCCATTTACTTCGTTAAGAACTTCTGTAGGGAATACAAAATGGAGTGGACGGAGTAGTCTATCATGGCTCTAATGTTAAAAACTAGAGCTTCCTTAATTCTTGTTCCAGTATTGCTATTTAAGCTCTTCTGGATAATTCGAAGTCACCGCTGGTTCATTTCTGCATGCAGCACAATTAGATTTCTCAACATGAGCAGTGGCAACCACATGTCATGCTGTtgcaaaatgaaggaaagcagcaATAAGAAAGGCTCGTTTGAATTCCTCATCAATTAGCAAAAACAACTAATGCATCTTCTGTTGTTTTCATACCTGGTTGGTAGTTGCTTGCTAGTTTCTGTTGGTACAAGGGCTGAGAAAGGTGCTGTTGGTGAAGAGGTGGAAATGCCAAGGCACATGATGTAGACCACATCAGGCCAGTACTGGCCTCATCTTGCCTTTTTGAAAGACGACCACCAGATTTTTCATAATTGATTCGTCAAGTATAAAACTCTGAATAATTAAAGCTCTGGGCTTAcccacttttaaaagcaaaacaaatacagtCTGAAATCCTTTCACATCTAGGATAGCTGCACTAGTCAGAAAAAGTCAACTATTCTTTATTCCCACAAATACCATACTATTATTATGAGTTTCAGCATATAGTAAGAAATAGGTAAAGGTCGTTTCCGTCTCATTCAGTGTAAGCTTTCCGTGCTACTCAGTGCCTCTGTGCATGTGATGTTGAAGGTCTTTTCCCTTTCAGATGCTGCTGTCAGtggtcctggctgtgctgggattTGCAGGAGGAGCATATTGTGCAGTCATCTCCTCACTGGGGCTGATTGGGGGCCCTCTATGTGACACGGGTGATGGAGAATACCTCTACCCTTTCAGGAATGACACTCTTGAGTGAGTATGACTTACAGGCTCCTCCAACTTCACTTTCCGTAATCCACCCCCGCccgactccccccccccccccccccccccgccatcttTCTATAGCAAATTTGAGTTTTTCCAAAGTGAACTGATGGTCCACCCGGTCTACAAATAAATTCACATTTCTCTGAGCCAGCATGTTCCAGCTGATCATCTCTTTGACCAAGGATCAACTTTGGGCAAACTGCCTGAGTTTCTTCTGTTGTGCTTGTCAGCAGCCCCTTGTGCAAGTTGCACCACGCTTTCAAAAGGCTGCTGAGCTATGACTCCCACCGGAGTCAAAAGGAAATGTTCGATAAGTATGCCACATTAATCTGTTAAATCACCATGAACTGAGTCTACTCTACctacttctgaaaagcaaagcaaaaatcttTTCTAACTCTTCAAAGTGAACCTTGGCAACCACGCCCTTCAAGCCAGAGCTAGAGATGATGGATGGACTGGGCTGAGATACCACAGCAGGAATGGAGAATATggagacacatttttaaaaccattAGGGACCTTTCCCTTTAGTTATTAGCACTGCCATAAAACAAAAGGGACATTCTTGTGCATGCAACAAAGTACAGGTGTGGCTCTCTTCCCAGTCATCAATTGCACCTCTGCAAAGGCAATTCTGAAGAGAATCACCAGCTTTTACCAATCATAGTAGAATTTGAGACTCATTTTGTGCAATCAAGTTCAGAAAATGTAAtgccagaaaacacagaaagcattctcaaattttaattttctaatacattgccaattatttttctctgtcacagAGACAATTATTTGTTCAACCAGACAACATGGAGCATTTGCAAAGAACCTGAAAACATCATCCTTTGGAATATTGTCCTTTTCTCTATTCTCCTGGCCATTGGTGTGATTGAAGCTATTCTTTGTTTTATTCAAGTCATCAGTGGACTTACCGGCTTCATATGTGGCACATGtatgaggaaaagaaaggttGGTATGCAGTAAAAGGTATCAGAGTGCTTTGCATTCTTaccacttttatttttcaggatcTGGGAATGGTACATGATCAGAGAGATCTGCACAGCCCCTGAATGAGCTCCTCCAGGGAGCTGAGGCAGTACAGATGCATTTGCacactgtctctctctccctcacaTTGTAGTCAGGGATCACCCGGTCCTCAGATATTTCAAAACAGCAGAGCAGTGTGATGTATTGACATGCTCAGCTGCATGGCTGTTTTCCTATTCAAGAGTCTTTTTGCTAAAGTATAATGAGCCCCAGCATCTGTAAGTGACAAAGATGAGAAGTAGAGGTGTTTTTAGTTGGTCAACAGtagtaaaaatgtcattttacaaaatgaaagaaaacctctTTCAAGTTTCATTTATCACCACTGCTTCcttttcactgtttattttcattgtacaAGAAGCTTGCAGTAAGTCTGATATCTCTCTGGGATATTAATTAATCATCTTTCATTCATTGCCTTTCAGACAAATATTTCTGGAATGTGAATGATCTACAGGGAATGCCGGCACAAGCCCCACGCTGCCGATTCACATACAATAAGGATAGTGCACTGTGCTGTATTTATGGGGGGATGACAAAGAAAGCCCAAAATGTTCAGGAGTTTCATggggcaaaataattttttaataaagaagccAGGGTGGAAAAAGACTAGATCATTTAGATCTGAGACTCCAAATTTTCATCTCTCTAAATATTCCTGCTAAATCTCAGGTATTGGCAAAAACACTAATCTGTCTGGTCCTGACTGCCGTACTTGTGCATAAAACACAAAAGTCCCCAGATCAAAGCTCACCACTTGCCCTCTTGTGTATACGGGATACTGAACCATTGTTAATGTATGCATTTATCAGCTGCACAAAGCAGGCACTCTCTGGCTGGATGTAAATAACCTCCCATCCCTTCCAAATCCCACCTTGAGCTCACCTGTCTGTTCCTATTAACTTGCTACCCAGACACTCCCAGATTTAAATTAGGATGTGCAGAGAATATATCGAGCGGCACCTGTGACACTGCAGAGGCAATTGAAGCATGCAGTTTTCAGCCTCCCTCAGCCACCCTGGAGCCAAATCCCCTTGTGCTCATTTGGTAGCTTGCTACCATTGACAAAGTCCAGTGCACTTCTACATCAGTTCTTCAGGAGCATCTGAGAGACGTGGTAGCCCTGGAGGGGCATTTGGGTCAATATAGACAGTAGGGTTTGGAGCAAGAGTTTAACAATGGCCGGTTTAACTAAAGGGAGAACCTCAGCACCAGTTTTGCCCTCACGAGACTGCATAGGAGTCTCACTAATTTCCACACAGGTCCGTAGGGCTGTTCTAGAATAGATCACATGGACAAGCAATTAACTGGTAAAGATAAACATTAAATTGATAAAGGTAATAATTTTGTGCAGCTTAGTAACAAATAAGAGATATAATCTGAAAGGCAACAAATTGCATCAGTCTTAGTGTTACAGCAACAGTAATCCCAACCAGGAACTGTGTAATTCCCCATCATCACTCAAGATCAAGCCCTTGATGCTAAAGTCCATGACTGGCAGATTTCAGAAACCCCATCATTTCAGTGCCTTCCTCAAAGGTTAATTCCTGGACGTGCCACTGAATTCCCTGAGTCAGCCAAACTGTAAGATAATCTTTATCCAACCTGAAGGCATGTGTGCAGTTatgaaaatctgaatatattCAAAGCACTTGGAGTCTATTTTTCAAAGAGAGACATTTATGTTTTCTCAGTCGAAAGTTGTTCATATTTCTGCATTGTAGCATGGGAGCAAGTTATTTGAACACAGTTATAGCAGACACACATGCTTGTTTGTGCTGTCCTCTAATGCAGCATGCAAACCTCTTTATACATAATGGGGAAGAAAACGCCAGTTATGCTGAGATGAGAAGCACATGTACACTTCCTTGGAGCATAGCTTCACCCCTAGAAGCAGGAAATTTGACCATAAAACTTAAAACTACCTTCTGCAAAAAAAGCGTAAGACTTGTTGAAGTTTGCAATCACGACTAGGTGCATCCAAACCTGCCAGGTGGCTTAAAAAGCTCATGTACATTGTCAGCAGTGAAGCCTGGACAGTGCTGCCATATAAAGTGGACATCAAAACAAAGCCAACTGATTCAACCAGGAAAAGAGTCAAGGAGGCAGCTAGAAGTAAGGACATCCAGCATGTAGCCAGACCAAGAGAGACTCCTTCATCAGCAGAGGGCCTCTATGAGCTCTTCACAGCGCCTAAATATCAGCCCTGCCCTCATCCTTTAGTTTTGTCTCCCTGACTCTCATCTCTATGATAAAGCCGGTTTGGGCTGTGCCAGCACCAGGAGAGGAAGAGGTACCCACTGGCACACACCACCTCCAGCACCGGAAAGTAAATGCACTGTACTGCTGCCATCTGCTTGTTCCAAGCTGTCCTGCCCTGGCAATGTTTAGTGTCACATCTGTGTGCTAACGGGGACACCCTCTGTCCTGTCAACTGTGCAATCACTTGCCTCACTGATatatgtaaatattaaatattgttaTTCTGAAGTTATTTTCTGGCTTGACTTGTGTGACCTAAAGGACTTGTGACTTCAAACTAGCTCTGGCAGGAAGACACATGGAATAACACAGAAATTCATCTTGTCTAACTTGAACCACTGAAAAGGAGTCTTTTCCGGGGTAGGCATCAAGCCACATAGTCCATGGAGAGAGGCAGCCTTTCCCCAGCCCATACTGAAAGAGATGTCTAGAGCAGACAGGAGGAATTGTCTCTCCAGGCAAGATTCAGTTGTCCACCCTAGACAGGAGCATCTGGTGCCATTTGAAGTGCAGCAAAGCATCCTGCTCAGCCTCCAGATGCCACTTGAGGTGGCAAAGGCCTCCCATGTGTCCTGTGTCACACCTGAGAGCCACTCGCAGATCTCTAGAGACCCAAGTATCTCAGCTGGAGCTAGCAACACAGAGGTGTGGGTGACCAAAGCAAATGCCTGTCTCTTGCAAACACAAGGATGCTAAAAATTCATTTAGCCAAGATACCTAAAGGTGGCGAAAATGAGGTGAAATCATTTCAGCTCATGGCTTTTCAGATCCCCCAAATAGCCTTTTACATATGTGCCAAAGCCTGAGCTCTCAGAAATGTCACCAAGAGCCTTCTCCGGGAGCCAGCCAGCACATCACAACAGGGGCGGCTCCTCGCACtgagcactgcagagagacctgTAAGAAAATGACTacataatactaataataattttGGTTTGGACAGAGAGTTGGTTCAACTAAAGATAAAATATGATGTTTCAGAATTGGTATTACTACagattttaatttggttttttttccataatgagaagaattatttcagtgaaatctCCTAACAAAGGAAAAGAGGCATTTTGTCTCTGAAATGTTTCATGTGTTGTACACATGAAGAATTTAGTAAAACTAAGGAACTCATAATATTCTTCTATATCAATCTTTTATGTCTGTTCAccttctatctatctatctatctatctacctacctacctacctatcaATCTGTCTTCTCTATATCTACCAATCTTAAATAATTAATGGTCAAAAACTCATACAagcataatgaaaaaatatttgtttaatttttgtatttattactcACTGTGCAGTCTCACCACACAGGTTCTCATACAAGGAGTAAAAATGTGTTACATTCTCATAAAATTATTCCTCTCTCTTCTGCATTTGAAACTCATGCAGATCAACCACTTGCAAATAAATCTTCATTGGTTGGAAGAAATAATACTTCTAACACATGAGGAAAAAGTGTTCCTGGGATTGTCTTGGGAAAGGAATAAAACCTTAGACTAAGCACACCGTGTGAAAAATTGTAAATGTTTGGAGACAAATGGCCCGGTGTTTCAGCTGCCAGGATCAAGGACATGATTCAAATACCTGGGTTGGAAACCACAGACTAATTCATACCAACTCATTTCAAGAGGAACTGTCAGATCA
This region includes:
- the LOC143155480 gene encoding transmembrane 4 L6 family member 1-like; this translates as MCTGKCSRCIGITLFPLATCAIVSNILLYFPNGQVLQLSEITDLVWFFHGILGAGILVILPAFMMLGAGGAGCCANRCGMLLSVVLAVLGFAGGAYCAVISSLGLIGGPLCDTGDGEYLYPFRNDTLEDNYLFNQTTWSICKEPENIILWNIVLFSILLAIGVIEAILCFIQVISGLTGFICGTCMRKRKTNISGM